In Alkalispirillum mobile, the DNA window CGTCAGGCCGGGGGCCTGAGCTCGCTCAGCGGCCAGCGGGCGGTGACACTGAAATCCAGGTCATCGTGCTGGCCCTCGCACAGCCGGCACCAGCCGGCGTAGGCCACCATGGCGCCGTTATCGGTGCACAGGGCCAGCCGCGGATAGTGCACGGCAGCGCGCTCCTTCTCCGCCATCGCGGCCATGCGGTCGCGCAACAGGGTGTTGGCGCCCACGCCGCCGGAGATCACCAGCCGCGGGCTGCCGGTCTCCCGCAGCGCCCGCCGGCACTTGATCACCAGAGTGTCCACCACCGCCTCCTGGAAGGCGGCCGCGATATCCGCCCGGTCGGCCTCCGTGCTCTGCTGTACCGTCTGCAGCACCCGGGTCTTCAGGCCGCTGAAGCTGAAGTCCAGCCCGGGGCGGTCGGTCATGGGGCGGGGGAAGCGGTAGCGGCCGGCGTCCCCGGTGCGTGCCAGGCGCTCCAGCTCCGGGCCGCCGGGGTAGGGCAGGCCCAGCAGCTTGGCGGTCTTGTCGAAGGCCTCCCCGGCAGCGTCATCCAGGGTCTCCCCCAACACGTGGTAGCGGCCGATCCCGGCCACCTGCACCAGCAGGGTATGGCCGCCGGAGACCAGCAGGGCCACAAAGGGGAAGGCCGGCGGGTCCGGCTCCAGCATGGGGGCCAGCAGGTGGGCCTCCATGTGGTGCACGCCCAGCGCCGGCACCCCCAGGCCCCAGGCCAGGCTGCGGGCCATGCCGGCCCCGACCATCAGCGCGCCCACCAGGCCCGGGCCGCGGGTGTAGGCCACCGCGTCGACGGACGCCAGGTCGCAGTTGGCCTCGGCCAGTACCCGGCGGGTCAGGGGGATGACCCGCCGTACGTGGTCGCGCGAGGCCAGTTCGGGCACCACGCCGCCATATTCCGCGTGGGTGGCCACCTGGCTGTGCAGGGCGTGGGCCATCAGCCCCTGGGTGCTGTCGTAAAGGGCCAGGCCGGTCTCATCACAGGAGCTTTCTACACCGAGTACACGCATGTGCTATCTTTTTCCGCTTAAGGGTTTTGCATTCGCCGCGGGGCGCGGATAGAATACCGCGCCTTCACCCCGTATGCAGGGGTGGTCCAAAAAATTCTCATCAAGCATTTAAAAGGGTGTGATCACGCATGCCGATTGTTAAGGTTCGCGAAAACGAGCCCTTCGAGGTGGCGCTGCGCCGTTTCAAGCGCTCCTGCGAAAAGGCGGGTGTCCTGTCTGAAATCCGTCGTCGGGAGCACTACGAGAAGCCGACCCAAGAGCGCAAGCGTAAGGCCGCGGCCGCGGTCAAGCGTCACATGAAGCGCCTGTCCCGCGAACAGGCCCGTCGGCGTCGCCTGTACTGATCGCAACCGGAACCGGGAGCGAACATGGCCGCGGCCAGTGACTTGAAGCATCGCCTGCAACAGGCGGTCAAGGATGCCATGCGGGCCAAGGACAAGACACGCCTTGGCGTGCTGCGCATGGTGACCGCCGCGGTCAAGCAGCGTGAGGTGGACGAGCGCACCGAGCTGGACGATGCGCAGGTGCTGGAAGTGCTCACCCGCATGGTCAAGCAGCGGCGCGAGTCCATCGCCCAATACCGCGACGCCGGTCGGGATGACCTGGCAGCCGTGGAAGAGGCCGAGCTTGAAGTGCTCGCCGAGTTCATGCCCCAGCCGCTCAGCGAGCAGGAGCTGGACGCGCTGGTCGCGCAGGCGATCAGCGACACCGGCGCCGAGGGCATGCAGGACATGGGCCGGGTCATGGGGCAGCTCAAGTCCCAGGTTCAGGGCCGGGCCGACATGGGCGCCGTCAGCAAAATGGTGAAGGCCCGACTGGCGAGCTGAGTCCCGTGCCGGTTGGCGTCACCCGCGCCCACAGGTTCGGGGTGTTATGGCCGGCAGGATTCCCGACGAGTTCATCGACGAGCTGCTCCACCGCACGGATATCTCCGAGGTGGTAGGCGCCCGTGTGCGTTTGAAAAAGACCGGCGCTAACCTGCTCGGTCTCTGCCCCTTCCATACCGAAAAGACCCCCTCCTTCACCGTCGCCCCCGCGAAACAGTTCTATCACTGCTTCGGCTGTGGCGCGCACGGCACCGCTATCCGCTTCCTCATGGACTACGAGCGGATGGACTTCCGGGAGGCGGTGGAATACCTGGCCCGCCAGGCTGGGATGGAGCTGCCGGCGAGCGCCGCGGCCACGCCGGTTCCCGATCGCCATGCCCGGCTTTACGAGGTGCTTGCCGAGGCCGCCGCCTTTTACCAGGACGCCCTGCGTCGCCATCCCGCCCGGAGCAAGGCGGTGGAGTACTTAAAGCAGCGGGGCCTTTCCGGGGATATCGCGGCGCGATTCGCGCTGGGTTTCTCGCCGCCGGGCTGGGACAACCTGCTCAAGCGCCACCGTGATCGCCAGGCCGACCTGGTGGAGGCGGGGCTGCTGATCGAGCGAGATGGCGGCCGGGTCTACGACCGCTTCCGCGACCGGATCATGTTCCCCATCCGCAACCGCCGGGGCACGGTGGTGGGGTTCGGTGGCCGGGTGCTGGGTGATGGCGAGCCCAAGTACCTGAACTCCCCCGAGACCCCGGTCTTCCACAAGGGGCGGGAGCTCTACGGGCTGTACGAGGCCGTCCAGGCGGAGCGTAACCCGCCGCTGTTGTTGGTGGTGGAGGGCTACATGGATGTGGTGGCCCTGGCCCAGCACGGGGTGCAGGGGGCGGTGGCCACCCTGGGCACCGCGGTGACGCCCGACCAGGTCAGCCGCCTGTTCCGGGCCACGGACCGGGTGGTGTTCTGCTTTGATGGCGACCGGGCCGGGCGCCAGGCCGCATGGCGGGCGGTGGAGAACAGCCTGCCCGCCATGCGGGAGGGGCGCTCGGTGGAGATCTTGCTGCTGCCCGAGGGCGAGGACCCGGATAGCCTGGTCCGGGCCGAGGGGCCCGAGGCCTTCCGGGGGCGCCTGGAGGCGGAGACCCGTCCGCTCGCCGAGTACAGCCTGGAGGCGCTCGCCGAGGGGCTGAAACCGGACACGGTGGATGACCGGGCGCGCCTGGTACAGCGCGCGCTGCCGCTGGTGCAGCGCCTGCCGGTGGGCATCTACCGCGATTTTTACATCGAGAAACTGGCCGAGTTGGCGCACACCCGGGTGGAGCGCATCGAGCAGGCCCTGCAGCAGTCGTCGGCAGGCGCCCGTGAACCGGCAAGGCCGCCGATGGAGCGACCCCGCACGGCCGGCCGGGGCCGGACCGGCTCCGCCATGGTGCGCCGGACCCCGGTGCGCCAGGCCCTGACCCTGCTGCTGCAGCGCCCGGCGTTGGCAGAGCAAGCCGGTCCCCTGGATGAGCTGCACGGGGATCTGCCCGGGCTTGAGTTGTTGCGCCAGATCCTTGAAATCGCGCGCGACCACCCCGATGTCAGTACAGCGGGGCTGTTGCAGCGTTTTCAAGGTCATCCGCAGGAAACCGCCCTTTGGCGCCTGGCCACCTGGGAGCTGCCGGGGGGCGATGTGGCGGCGGAGTTCGAGGACTGCATGGGCCGTGTTCGCCAGGCCTGCAGCAGCGAGCAGACCAGTCAATTGCGTGCCGCCCTCACCGAGGAGCACGACTTCGACGCGGCCAAGGACAAGCTGCGCGTGTTGATGCAGCGGCGCAGGCTGCAATACTTGCAGGAAAAGTCGAAGCGGGGAGCGCTGGACGAGAGGGAATCGAGGGAACTGCAGACCCTGGAGCAGGGTCAACTTTGATACGACGCAGTCTTGTCAGCAGCCTGCACTGCCACTTATACTGCCGGGTTCACCAACTGCCCGGCAAGTTCACCGCCGCCTCAGGTAACTGTACTCTATGACACAGGATCAGCAGTCACAGATCAAGCAGCTCATTGCCAAAGGCAAGGAGCAGGGGTTCCTCACTTATGCCGAGGTGAATGACCATCTGCCCGACGATATCGTCGATCCGGAGCAGATCGAAGATATCATCGGCATGATCAACGACATGGGCATCAATGTCCATGAGGTTGCACCTGATTCCGATGAGTTGCTGCTCGGCGATACTGCGGTCAGTACCGATGAGGACGAGGCCGAGGAGGCCGCCGCGGCCCTGGCAGCTGTGGATGCCGAGTTCGGCCGGACCACCGACCCGGTGCGCATGTACATGCGCGAGATGGGTACCGTGGAATTGCTGACCCGTGAGGGCGAGATCGAGCTCGCGAAACGCATTGAAGAGGGGCTCGACCAGGTGCTCGTGGCCCTCTCCTCCTACCCGGGTGCCGCCGCCAAGCTGCTCGGCCTGTTCCAGAAGGTACAGGACGGCGAGATGCGCTTGAACGAACTGGTGGGCGGTTTCCGCAACCCGGACGAGGAGCTCTCCTCCCACGCCGTGGATGCGGGCAAGGAGGAAGACGAGGATGGCGAAGAGGCCACCGCCGACACCGGGCCGGACCCGGATATGGCCGCCGAGCTGTTCCGCCGCCTGGCCGAAACCGACGCCGCGATGAAGGCGTGCCTGGCCAGCCAGGGCTCGGGCAGCGACGAGTGCAAGGTGTTGCGCGAGCAGCTGGCGGAGATCTTCCTCACCTTCAAGTTTCCGCCGAAGATCATCGACCAACTGGTCGACGGGCTGCGCCGGGACGTGAACGTCCTGCGTCGCAACGAGCGCGCCATCCTCAAGGCCTGCACCAAGGCGGGCATGCCCCGCAAGACCTTCGTGCGCAGCTTCATCACCCGCGAGACCGACCCGGGCTGGCTGGACGAGATGCTGGCCGGCAAGGACACCTGGGCCGCGCGGCTGGCCGAGCACGAGGAGGATATCCGCCGCTCCCAGCAAGTGTTGATCGACGCCGAGAAGAAGGTCGGCATGACCATCGGCGAGATCAAGGACATCAACCGGCGCATGTCCATCGGCGAGGCCAAGGCCCGCCGGGCCAAGAAGGAGATGGTGGAGGCCAACCTGCGCCTGGTCATCTCCATCGCCAAGAAGTACACCAACCGCGGCCTGCAGTTCCTGGATCTGATCCAGGAGGGCAACATCGGCCTGATGAAGGCGGTGGACAAGTTCGAGTACCGTCGCGGCTACAAGTTCTCGACCTACGCCACCTGGTGGATCCGGCAGGCCATCACCCGCTCCATCGCGGACCAGGCCCGCACCATCCGTATCCCGGTGCACATGATCGAGACCATCAACAAGCTCAACCGCGTCTCCCGGCAGATGCTCCAGGAGATGGGGCGCGAGCCCAGCCCGGATGAGTTGGCCGAGCGCATGGAAATGCCCGAGGACAAGGTGCGCAAGGTGCTCAAGATCGCCAAGGAGCCGATCTCCATGGAGACGCCCATCGGCGATGATGAGGACTCGCACCTGGGTGATTTCATTGAGGACATCAACGCCATGTCCCCGGTGGACTCAGCCACCCGGGAGGGGCTGCGCGAGTCGGTGAAGGGCGTGCTCTCCGGCCTGACCCCGCGGGAGGCCAAGGTGCTGCGCATGCGCTTCGGCATCGACATGAACACCGACCACACCCTTGAGGAGGTCGGCAAGCAGTTCGATGTCACCCGTGAGCGCATCCGCCAGATTGAGGCCAAGGCGCTGCGCAAGCTGCGCCACCCGACCCGTTCCGAGGGGCTGCGCAGCTTCCTCGACGAGTAACGGTTGCAGGGCTGCTGGCCGGGCCGGTGACCCCGGCCCGGCCAGCGGTATATACTCCCTTCCCGAACCCACCCAGATACGGGCCTGTAGCTCAGTTGGTTAGAGCAGTCGACTCATAATCGATAGGTCGCAGGTTCAAGTCCTGCCGGGCCCACCAGCACCGCTCGTCAAGCCCGCCCCGCGCGGGCTTTTTTGCGTCTGCGGCATTGTTGTGCCGCGCGGAAAGCTGTGTTCGTGGCCCAGGCCTTCCTCTTCCCACAGCCCTGCGTAAGCTGTCCGGATAGACCGTTCAACCGGGAGCGACCATGCGACTGCTGGGTATCCACCACCTGACTGCTATCACCGCCGATGCGCCGGGCAACCTGGCCTTCTACACCGGCACACTGGGCATGCGGCTGGTCAAGAAGACGGTCAACCAGGACCAGACCGAGGCCTATCACCTGTATTACGCCGATGCCGTGGGTTCGCCGGGTACCGACATTACCTTCTTCGATTTCCCCGCGCCCCCGGAACGGCGGGGAAGCCAGAGCATCTGCCGTACCGCGCTGCGGGTGGCCGGCGAGGAGGCCCTGGCGTGGTGGCAGGCCCGCTTGGAGGCCGCCGGCGTCCCCTGCGGCGGGATCACGACCCGGGATGGCCGTCGGGTTATCGACTTCGAGGATCCGGAGGGGCAGCGCCTGAGCCTGGTGGACGACGGTGGTGAGGGCGAGCCCGCCCGGCCCTGGTCCGGCAGCCCGGTACCGGCGGCCCTCCAGGTTCGGGGCCTGGGGCCGATCACCCTCAGCGTACGCGAGCCCGAGGCGCTGGATAACCTGCTGACCGCTGCCCTGGGGATGCGGGAGGTGCGCCGCTACCGCGATGATGGGGTGGCGGTGCGGGTGTACGCCATGGGCCCTGGGGGCGCTGGAGCGGAATTGCACGTAGCCGAGGAACCGGACCGGGCCCCCGCCCGCCCGGGAGCCGGCGGGGTGCACCACGTGGCGTTTCGGGTCGCGGACGATGAGTACGAGGCCTGGGCCCGCCACCTGGCCGACATCCGCCTGCCCAACAGCGGTCCGGTGGATCGCTTCTATTTCCGCAGCCTGTATTTCCGGGAGCCCAACGGGATCCTCATGGAGCTGGCCAGCGACGGACCCGGGTTCGCGACGGATGAGCCCCTGGAGCACCTGGGCGAATCCCTGACGCTGCCGCCCTTCCTGGAGTCTCGGCGGGAGGCGATCGAACGCCGGCTTAAGCCCCTGTAAGCGACCGGCCCGATGCGGCAAGCCACCGGGCCGGCGACGTCGGCCTTAGCCCGGCCGGTGCATGCGGAAACGCTGGGCGGGGCCCACCGTAAAGTAGTCGGCTGGGCCACCGCCACGGAGAATGGGCTCCGCGGCGGTGGTGTCGTAGACACCGTCCTGCAGCAGGGCCGGGTCGATGTGCACGCCCACCACTTCGCCGAAGACCATCCACGTGTCCACCGGCTGCTGGTCGGCCCCCTGCAGTTGCAGCAGTTGGCTCAGCCGGCACTCGAAGGCCACCGGCGATTCGGCGACCCGGGGCACGTCCACCAGCCGGCAGGGGGCCGGGGTAAGGCCGGCCAGTTCAAACTCGCTGACCTCCGCCGGTACGCTGGAGCTGGTCAGGTTCATCGCCTCCGCCAGGGGAAGGGTGGCCAGGTTCCAGACAAAGCAGCCGGTGTCGGCGATGTTCCGCACCGAATCCTTATAGCCGATGCTGGAGAAGCCGATGATCGGCGGCCGGTAGTTGAAGGCATTGAAGAAGCTGTAGGGTGCCAGATTGATCTGCCCCCGGTGGTCGCTGGAGGCCACCCAGCCGATGGGTCGGGGTGCGACGATGGCGTTGAAGGGGTCATGGGCCAGACCATGCCCCTTGCCCGGTTCGTAAAAGTAGTATTGCGTGGTCATGCCCTCACCTTGGCCGGAGCGCCCCGGGGCGCGTCAATAGCGAGCATACACGGTACGCTGAAAACAACGCACGGTTGGATGGATCGACATGAGTGAACCCTTGCCACCACCCGCCCCAATGCGCCGATGGTGCCTCCGCCTGCCCGCGGCCTGCGCCCTGGTCGCCCTGCTGATGGCGCCTCTTGCCAGCGGCGACACCCCGCCCTGGGTGGCGGAGGAAAAACGCACCGCCCAGGGCGAGGGGGCCATGGCGGTGACCGCCAACCCCCACGCTACCCGGGCGGCCCATGAGATGCTGGCTGCCGGGGGCAGTGCCGTGGATGCGGCCATCGCCGCGCAGCTGGTGCTCACCCTGGTGGAGCCCCAGTCCAGCGGCATCGGCGGCGGCGCCTTTCTGCTGCACCACGACGCCGAGACCGGTGAAACGCTGGCCTACGACGGCCGGGAGACCGCGCCGGCGGCGGCGGACGCCGAACTCTTCCTGCAGGAGGGCGAGCCCATGGACTTCCGCGAGGCGGTCAGCGGCGGCCTCGCCGTGGGTGTCCCCGGCGTGGTGCGGCTGTTAGAGCGCGCCCATGACCACCACGGTGTCCTGCCGTGGGCGGAGCTGTTCCAACCGGCCATCGAGCTGGCGCGGGAGGGCTTCGAGGTCAGTCCTCGCCTGAACGACATCCTCCAGAGCGACTGGGCCATCGTCGACCACGAGGCCGCCCGGGCCTATTTCCACACCGACGAGGGTGAGCCCCTGCCGGTGGGCCAGCGCCTGCGCAACCCGGCGCTGGCCGATACCCTGCACCGGATCGCCGAGGAGGGGGCGGAGGCCTTTTACGCGGGCCCCATCGCCGAGGATATCGTCGACGCCGTGCAGGGGGCGGCGCACAACCCGGGCCGGCTGACCCTGGAGGACATGGCCGGTTACCGGGCGGAATTGCGGGCGCCGGTCTGTGCGCCCTACGCCGGGCACCGGGTCTGCAGCGCACCGCCCCCGGCCGGCGGGTTCGTCGTGCTGCAGATCCTGGGGCTACTGGAGCGGGCGGAGGGCGCCCACCCCCCGGAGGATGAGGTCGACCGCGCCCACCTGCTGGCGGAGGCCTCGCGCCTGGCCTACGCGGACCGCGCCCGCTTCGCCGCCGATCCGGACCACGAACCGGTGCCGGTGGCTGAGCTGCTGGACCCCGATTACTTGGACGAACGCGCCGCCCTGGTCGACCCGACCCAGAGCCTGGGCGAGGCGGAAGCCGGGCTGGTAATGGAGCCGGAGCAGGCCGCCATGCCCCGGGGGCCGGCGCGGCCCTCCACCTCCCACCTCTCCATCGTGGATGCCCAGGGCAATGCCGTGTCCATGACCTCGTCGGTGGAGATGCCCTTCGGCTCCGGGCTGTTCGTGCGCGGCTTCATCCTGAACAACCAGCTGACCGACTTCGCCTTTGAGCCGGAGGACCGCGAGGGCAATCCGGTGGCCAACCGGGTGGCACCGGGCAAGCGCCCCATGAGCGCCATGTCGCCCACCCTCGCCTTCGAGGACGACGCCCTGCGCCTGGCCGTGGGCTCGCCGGGCGGCCCCTGGATCATCGGTTACACCGCCCGCCGCCTGGCGCTGGTGTTGGGGGAGGGGGCGCCGCTGGCCGAGGCGGTGGCCGCACCCAACTGGAACAACCGCAACGGCCCCACCAAGCTGGAAGAGATGGAGGGCAGCGAGGCGCTGGCCGAGGCCCTGCGCGAGCGTGGCCACGAGGTGTCGGTGCGGGGGATGACCAGCGGGGTGCACGCCATCTGGGTGGACGGTGACGGGGTGCGCCACGGGGCCGCTGACCCGAGGCGGGAGGGCACGGTGCTGCACGTGGAGCCGTAATGCGGCGCGGTTGCGGGTTGGCCGCGCCTCAGTGGATTTACATCGGCAGTGCCCCACCGCCACCACCACCCGGCAGGTTGTTGGCCAGGTAGTCACCGGTCTGGTTCATCTCGGCGACCATCTGATCCATGGCCGAGAACTCCCGGATCAGGCTCTCCTCTCGCCGCTCCATGCGGTTGTCCAACCGCTCCTGCTGCGGCTCCAGTGCCCCCATGCGGTCCTGCAGGGAGTCGGTGCGGTTGCCAATGACGCTGTCCGCGCCGGTGAACTCGTCCACGGCATCCTCCAGCCGGCGGGTCATGCCGTCCTCCTCGTCGGTGAACAGCCGCACCACATCCAGACGGTTTTCGTTCAGGGCCTGGCTCAGCTGCTGGTCATCCACCGACAGGGT includes these proteins:
- a CDS encoding GatB/YqeY domain-containing protein, which translates into the protein MAAASDLKHRLQQAVKDAMRAKDKTRLGVLRMVTAAVKQREVDERTELDDAQVLEVLTRMVKQRRESIAQYRDAGRDDLAAVEEAELEVLAEFMPQPLSEQELDALVAQAISDTGAEGMQDMGRVMGQLKSQVQGRADMGAVSKMVKARLAS
- a CDS encoding ring-cleaving dioxygenase: MRLLGIHHLTAITADAPGNLAFYTGTLGMRLVKKTVNQDQTEAYHLYYADAVGSPGTDITFFDFPAPPERRGSQSICRTALRVAGEEALAWWQARLEAAGVPCGGITTRDGRRVIDFEDPEGQRLSLVDDGGEGEPARPWSGSPVPAALQVRGLGPITLSVREPEALDNLLTAALGMREVRRYRDDGVAVRVYAMGPGGAGAELHVAEEPDRAPARPGAGGVHHVAFRVADDEYEAWARHLADIRLPNSGPVDRFYFRSLYFREPNGILMELASDGPGFATDEPLEHLGESLTLPPFLESRREAIERRLKPL
- a CDS encoding flavin reductase family protein, which codes for MTTQYYFYEPGKGHGLAHDPFNAIVAPRPIGWVASSDHRGQINLAPYSFFNAFNYRPPIIGFSSIGYKDSVRNIADTGCFVWNLATLPLAEAMNLTSSSVPAEVSEFELAGLTPAPCRLVDVPRVAESPVAFECRLSQLLQLQGADQQPVDTWMVFGEVVGVHIDPALLQDGVYDTTAAEPILRGGGPADYFTVGPAQRFRMHRPG
- the rpsU gene encoding 30S ribosomal protein S21, with the protein product MPIVKVRENEPFEVALRRFKRSCEKAGVLSEIRRREHYEKPTQERKRKAAAAVKRHMKRLSREQARRRRLY
- the rpoD gene encoding RNA polymerase sigma factor RpoD, which codes for MTQDQQSQIKQLIAKGKEQGFLTYAEVNDHLPDDIVDPEQIEDIIGMINDMGINVHEVAPDSDELLLGDTAVSTDEDEAEEAAAALAAVDAEFGRTTDPVRMYMREMGTVELLTREGEIELAKRIEEGLDQVLVALSSYPGAAAKLLGLFQKVQDGEMRLNELVGGFRNPDEELSSHAVDAGKEEDEDGEEATADTGPDPDMAAELFRRLAETDAAMKACLASQGSGSDECKVLREQLAEIFLTFKFPPKIIDQLVDGLRRDVNVLRRNERAILKACTKAGMPRKTFVRSFITRETDPGWLDEMLAGKDTWAARLAEHEEDIRRSQQVLIDAEKKVGMTIGEIKDINRRMSIGEAKARRAKKEMVEANLRLVISIAKKYTNRGLQFLDLIQEGNIGLMKAVDKFEYRRGYKFSTYATWWIRQAITRSIADQARTIRIPVHMIETINKLNRVSRQMLQEMGREPSPDELAERMEMPEDKVRKVLKIAKEPISMETPIGDDEDSHLGDFIEDINAMSPVDSATREGLRESVKGVLSGLTPREAKVLRMRFGIDMNTDHTLEEVGKQFDVTRERIRQIEAKALRKLRHPTRSEGLRSFLDE
- the dnaG gene encoding DNA primase — its product is MAGRIPDEFIDELLHRTDISEVVGARVRLKKTGANLLGLCPFHTEKTPSFTVAPAKQFYHCFGCGAHGTAIRFLMDYERMDFREAVEYLARQAGMELPASAAATPVPDRHARLYEVLAEAAAFYQDALRRHPARSKAVEYLKQRGLSGDIAARFALGFSPPGWDNLLKRHRDRQADLVEAGLLIERDGGRVYDRFRDRIMFPIRNRRGTVVGFGGRVLGDGEPKYLNSPETPVFHKGRELYGLYEAVQAERNPPLLLVVEGYMDVVALAQHGVQGAVATLGTAVTPDQVSRLFRATDRVVFCFDGDRAGRQAAWRAVENSLPAMREGRSVEILLLPEGEDPDSLVRAEGPEAFRGRLEAETRPLAEYSLEALAEGLKPDTVDDRARLVQRALPLVQRLPVGIYRDFYIEKLAELAHTRVERIEQALQQSSAGAREPARPPMERPRTAGRGRTGSAMVRRTPVRQALTLLLQRPALAEQAGPLDELHGDLPGLELLRQILEIARDHPDVSTAGLLQRFQGHPQETALWRLATWELPGGDVAAEFEDCMGRVRQACSSEQTSQLRAALTEEHDFDAAKDKLRVLMQRRRLQYLQEKSKRGALDERESRELQTLEQGQL
- the tsaD gene encoding tRNA (adenosine(37)-N6)-threonylcarbamoyltransferase complex transferase subunit TsaD, yielding MRVLGVESSCDETGLALYDSTQGLMAHALHSQVATHAEYGGVVPELASRDHVRRVIPLTRRVLAEANCDLASVDAVAYTRGPGLVGALMVGAGMARSLAWGLGVPALGVHHMEAHLLAPMLEPDPPAFPFVALLVSGGHTLLVQVAGIGRYHVLGETLDDAAGEAFDKTAKLLGLPYPGGPELERLARTGDAGRYRFPRPMTDRPGLDFSFSGLKTRVLQTVQQSTEADRADIAAAFQEAVVDTLVIKCRRALRETGSPRLVISGGVGANTLLRDRMAAMAEKERAAVHYPRLALCTDNGAMVAYAGWCRLCEGQHDDLDFSVTARWPLSELRPPA
- the ggt gene encoding gamma-glutamyltransferase gives rise to the protein MSEPLPPPAPMRRWCLRLPAACALVALLMAPLASGDTPPWVAEEKRTAQGEGAMAVTANPHATRAAHEMLAAGGSAVDAAIAAQLVLTLVEPQSSGIGGGAFLLHHDAETGETLAYDGRETAPAAADAELFLQEGEPMDFREAVSGGLAVGVPGVVRLLERAHDHHGVLPWAELFQPAIELAREGFEVSPRLNDILQSDWAIVDHEAARAYFHTDEGEPLPVGQRLRNPALADTLHRIAEEGAEAFYAGPIAEDIVDAVQGAAHNPGRLTLEDMAGYRAELRAPVCAPYAGHRVCSAPPPAGGFVVLQILGLLERAEGAHPPEDEVDRAHLLAEASRLAYADRARFAADPDHEPVPVAELLDPDYLDERAALVDPTQSLGEAEAGLVMEPEQAAMPRGPARPSTSHLSIVDAQGNAVSMTSSVEMPFGSGLFVRGFILNNQLTDFAFEPEDREGNPVANRVAPGKRPMSAMSPTLAFEDDALRLAVGSPGGPWIIGYTARRLALVLGEGAPLAEAVAAPNWNNRNGPTKLEEMEGSEALAEALRERGHEVSVRGMTSGVHAIWVDGDGVRHGAADPRREGTVLHVEP